The DNA sequence GAAACACGCATAGTAGAAAGAAAAAAAAGATGAAGCTATAGAAAATGCTTTATGGCATTTAAATATGAATGGAATTAAAGCAGAAAGTAATGAACTTAAAAATTTAGTTACAAAAGATAAAATTAAAGAAATTATTAAATCAAAAATAAAGCTTTTAATCTTTTAATAAAAAATCCATTAAAAGATTAAATTGCTTAATTTAATAATGAATCTTCAATTATCATAAAAAATAGTTATTTAAAAATAACTATTTAAAAATAATGATTTAAGATAATAGTTTAAAGATTATGATTTAAAGAATAATCATTTGATTATAATTTAAAGAAAAGATTCTTAAAATCTTTTCTTCTTAACATCTTCTAATATATTATTAGCTATATCACTAACAGTATTAGAAATGATTGCACTCTCATTAGCAATTTCAACATTATCTTTAGTGGTTTGATCAATAGCAGCTACACTTTCATTGATTTGAGTAATACCTGCAGTTTGTTCTTTAATAGATTCTGCCATATCATTAATAGATTGAACAAGTAAGTTAGTATTAGCTTCTATTTCACTCAATGATTTTTGAGTTCTTTCTGCTAGTTTTCTAACTTCATCAGCCACAACAGCAAAGCCTCGTCCATGTTCTCCTGCACGTGCTGCTTCTATAGCAGCATTTAATGCTAAAAGATTGATTTGATCTGCAATATCTCCAATAATACTTGTAACATTTTTAATCTCTTCTGATTGAGTGATTACATCAGAGGTTTTAACAGAAACATTTTGCATAGAAGAAGTAATTTCTTCTAAAGCAGCAGCAGTTTCTTCTAAAGAAGCTGCTTGAGAATTAGAAGAGCTAGTTAGGTTTTGAACAGCATTTTGTAATTTAGAACTTTCACTTGCTAAGTGATTAGCAAAATCAGAACTTTGTTTTAACATTTTAATGATTTCTTCACCTAAAGCATTAGTAGTAACTTCAACACTACCTCTAGCATTTTCTAATTTATTTCTAAAATCTAAGCTCTTATATTCTTCAAAGATTTTATGAATAGCATTCATATCAGAACCTACTTTTTCTTGTAAGACATCTAAGAGTTTATTTAAAACATTTTTAAGTTCTACAAGTTGAGGATTTCTTGGATTTGCAGTAATTCTTGCTGTTAAATCTCCTTTTTCTACAACTTGAACTGTAGAGACTGATTCTTTTACAGCTTGATTATCTTGTTCTAAACCTTGTTTAGTAATAAGGATGTTTTCATTAATGGCTTTTGAGATTTGACCAAACTCATCATAACTATCAATTTTTATAGTTTCAATATCTTTAGTTTCGTGATTTAAGAAATGGAAGAAATTTTGCAAGTAATGCAAGGTAGAGCTAATCCTATTGCTTACTAATTTTCTAACGCAGATATAGATAACGCCTAAAACTACTACCAAAAAGATAATAGCAATAATAATGATTGAAAATTGTAATTTATATACAGGAGCTAAAACAGATGAGCGAGGAGTTGTAACTAAAATACTCCAATGGCTTGAATTATTAAGAGTACTAAATGATACTACTGAAGCATAAGACATAAACCCAGTAGAGGTTAAAAAATCATCCATGAGCAAATCTTTATGATTTTTAATAGCTTCTAAAATAGGTCTAACTGAAGGAGAATGATTGTAGTCATTAATTTTTTGCAATAGGGCTTGAGGATGATCATGTATCACAAATTCTCCATTATCTGTTAAAAGCAATCTTTGATCACCGTCATGAAAATTTAAAGAAGGATCTAATAAAGTCTTAGACATTTCTGAAAATTCTAAAGTAAAACCTAAAGCCCCTATATATTTTCCATTTTTATTAAATAAAGGCATTCCAAAATTAATACCTATAAATTCGCCATTTCCATAATTTAATCTTTTTGGTATTCCAAATTCAATTTTTGGATTGTTTATATCATTTTGTTTTTCTGTTTTTGATAAGAGAGAAATTTGGTCAAATGCGTTTTTTAAATGTGTTATTTTTATCCCTCCAGAAATTCCTGGAGTTGTATCATGAAATACCATAGACAAAGAGCCATCTTCATTTATAAATTTTTCTTTATCACTTCCAATTATTATTGAAGGATCTTTTAAATATAAAAAGGCATATGTAGTATGAATACTTCCATCTAAAGTATCTTTGATTAAATTTTCTATAATATTTGAATTAATTTGTCCATCATCTTTTATGATATCTTGAATAGCTGAATCAGTTGTGTTAGATAGCATTAAAGGTTCATTAAGCGCAGCTTCCATATAGTTGACGTATCTTTTTGAAGCTATTGTTAGAGATTCTTCTGCTTGATTTTCCATATTTGAGATAACTTGGAAAGAAATAAAAAAAATCATTACCGCTAAACCTATTATAATACTTATAGCAGTACATAAAACTAATTTCGTGCCAATACTTAAAGATTTAAACATCTTTTAATCCTTTCGTAAAAATAATTTAAATTTTTGCAAATGAATATAATATCTATATTTATTTTAAAAACAAATAATTAAAAAGTAATGATAAATACTTATATTAAAA is a window from the Campylobacter sp. RM10537 genome containing:
- a CDS encoding methyl-accepting chemotaxis protein; translation: MFKSLSIGTKLVLCTAISIIIGLAVMIFFISFQVISNMENQAEESLTIASKRYVNYMEAALNEPLMLSNTTDSAIQDIIKDDGQINSNIIENLIKDTLDGSIHTTYAFLYLKDPSIIIGSDKEKFINEDGSLSMVFHDTTPGISGGIKITHLKNAFDQISLLSKTEKQNDINNPKIEFGIPKRLNYGNGEFIGINFGMPLFNKNGKYIGALGFTLEFSEMSKTLLDPSLNFHDGDQRLLLTDNGEFVIHDHPQALLQKINDYNHSPSVRPILEAIKNHKDLLMDDFLTSTGFMSYASVVSFSTLNNSSHWSILVTTPRSSVLAPVYKLQFSIIIIAIIFLVVVLGVIYICVRKLVSNRISSTLHYLQNFFHFLNHETKDIETIKIDSYDEFGQISKAINENILITKQGLEQDNQAVKESVSTVQVVEKGDLTARITANPRNPQLVELKNVLNKLLDVLQEKVGSDMNAIHKIFEEYKSLDFRNKLENARGSVEVTTNALGEEIIKMLKQSSDFANHLASESSKLQNAVQNLTSSSNSQAASLEETAAALEEITSSMQNVSVKTSDVITQSEEIKNVTSIIGDIADQINLLALNAAIEAARAGEHGRGFAVVADEVRKLAERTQKSLSEIEANTNLLVQSINDMAESIKEQTAGITQINESVAAIDQTTKDNVEIANESAIISNTVSDIANNILEDVKKKRF